One window of the Cryptomeria japonica chromosome 7, Sugi_1.0, whole genome shotgun sequence genome contains the following:
- the LOC131044374 gene encoding receptor-like protein EIX1: MGSLLLLPICWVSCCPQGEKISLLQFKRSLQDPSDQLKTWNASTNCCEWKGIQCHNITGHVIQLDLRSPLGNKLASPWKNLTSSVLSPLNDERDVLSPLFNLTMLERLDLSYNAFIDVGVPQQLTTLKYLRYLNLSNARFAGKIPMELGNMSTLRFLDLSTNSYISSSSIVIEDMHMWIGNMRDLEELLLDGVNMTKVASDEWSKAISTMHNLRRLQMSNCMLSGPIPPSLANLTRLTYLQLGGNSFFSSIPARLHNLSNLVSLKLSSCHLNDSIPSDLLSLPNLQEIDLSANLELGGELSSILPRHSTRLKSLALTATSVEGALPDSIANISSLTLLDISYCSVQGQLPPSIANLKGLVMLDMSNNKLKGNIPPFGAKLRYVHLRQNLLTGNIPSLDMTTIKSLDLSNNELNGTIPSLANMKSLVLLDLSNNLLTGQIPASVGQLLSLSTLRLSNNLLTHAIPHNISNLSQLKVLSLSSNWITGNLSETHLHNLSSLVYLDISNNALTVKVSPNWIPQNSFRTLKLRSCNMQGDLPAFLITQTSIADLDLSNNSLSGHIPAWIWDSLPLQQLNLSYNSFAGALPYKLMGPKTLKILDLHHNNFHGPLPLPPPSVVVLDLSENQFCASIPAEIGENKFSYLSLSHNNLSGSIPSTICEGLSMEILDFSYNSLTGKIPPSFVNCSCLEVLNLENNCLEGELPVELGNMTSLQTLKIRGNLLNGTLPNLGNCKQLQILDVGDNSLTGKIASNWIVELPNLKILILRSNRFVGSVPADISKVPSLQILDLSMNSFSGVIPNSLSEMKGMVKDSMNTRVLEFGLIKGLTYVEKIIIRSKGLELEFVRALSLVKCLDLSSNRISGHIPEGIGSLTGLMILNISRNHINGGIPKSLGNMEQLESFDLSHNQLSGIIPVVLVNLTFLSYLNLSYNNLTGNIPLGGQFLTFEASSFAHNSGLYGLQLKEPFLPSPKDESRPKTKEGANKSRAIEGIDSFIVLMGMSFGIGAGIIIAPLLLLKTQREKFFHLLDSILIWAIDLIPCEKLTPCKKLSMVKILDDEDQAHSEESKKLIRFCVRCTQIDRETKTTVKTQCIC; the protein is encoded by the coding sequence ATGGGGTCTCTGCTATTGCTGCCAATTTGTTGGGTATCTTGTTGTCCACAAGGTGAGAAAATTTCTCTCTTGCAGTTTAAGAGAAGTCTTCAAGACCCATCTGATCAACTGAAAACGTGGAATGCTTCCACTAACTGCTGCGAGTGGAAGGGAATCCAATGCCATAATATAACAGGGCACGTTATTCAATTGGATCTTCGGAGTCCTCTAGGCAACAAGCTGGCAAGCCCCTGGAAGAATTTAACCAGTTCTGTTCTTTCCCCTTTGAATGACGAACGTGACGTTCTTTCGCCATTGTTTAATCTAACAATGTTAGAACGCTTGGATCTCAGCTACAACGCTTTCATTGATGTTGGTGTCCCTCAGCAACTCACCACGCTGAAATATTTGCGCTATTTGAACTTGTCAAATGCTAGATTTGCCGGAAAGATACCCATGGAGCTGGGCAACATGTCCACGTTGCGCTTCTTGGATCTTTCAACCAATTCCTACATTTCCTCTTCTTCCATCGTAATTGAGGACATGCACATGTGGATAGGAAACATGAGAGATTTAGAGGAGCTTCTGCTGGACGGGGTGAATATGACGAAAGTGGCAAGCGATGAATGGAGCAAAGCTATCTCCACCATGCACAACCTCAGGCGTCTTCAAATGTCTAACTGTATGCTCTCTGGCCCAATTCCCCCTTCCCTTGCTAATCTTACCCGTCTAACCTACCTCCAACTTGGTGGCAATTCCTTCTTCTCGTCCATACCTGCTCGCTTACACAACCTTTCCAACCTGGTTTCTCTCAAGCTTAGCAGCTGTCACCTCAATGATTCCATCCCTTCTGATCTATTGAGCCTTCCGAACCTGCAAGAAATTGACTTGTCGGCCAATCTGGAGTTGGGAGGGGAACTTTCAAGCATTCTGCCGCGACACTCTACCAGGCTTAAGAGCCTTGCTCTTACAGCAACGAGTGTAGAAGGAGCTCTTCCAGATTCAATTGCCAACATCTCCTCGCTAACTCTCTTGGATATCTCGTACTGCTCTGTCCAAGGTCAACTTCCTCCATCCATTGCTAATCTTAAGGGACTTGTAATGTTGGATATGTCAAATAACAAATTAAAAGGAAATATACCGCCGTTTGGGGCTAAGCTCCGCTATGTTCACTTGAGGCAAAACCTATTGACCGGTAACATTCCATCCCTTGACATGACCACCATCAAAAGCCTTGACCTGAGCAACAATGAATTGAACGGAACAATTCCTTCCTTGGCCAACATGAAGTCCCTTGTTCTGCTTGATCTGAGTAATAACCTCTTGACTGGCCAAATCCCGGCTTCCGTTGGTCAACTCCTTTCCCTCAGTACGCTTCGTCTTAGCAACAACTTGTTAACACATGCCATACCTCACAACATTTCAAATCTATCTCAACTGAAGGTTCTTTCCTTATCCTCAAATTGGATAACCGGGAACCTTTCAGAGACCCACCTTCATAATCTCTCCAGTCTGGTATATCTAGACATTTCGAACAATGCGCTAACTGTGAAAGTCAGTCCCAATTGGATTCCCCAAAACTCGTTTAGAACATTGAAATTAAGATCATGTAACATGCAGGGTGATTTGCCGGCCTTCTTAATAACTCAAACTTCCATTGCCGATTTGGATTTATCCAATAACAGTTTATCCGGTCATATTCCTGCGTGGATATGGGATTCCCTTCCTCTTCAACAGCTCAACCTATCCTATAACAGTTTTGCAGGTGCTTTACCCTATAAGCTAATGGGGCCCAAAACACTGAAGATTCTGGACTTGCATCACAATAACTTTCATGGTCCACTTCCGCTTCCACCTCCTTCAGTGGTTGTATTGGATCTCTCAGAAAATCAATTTTGTGCATCCATTCCAGCTGAAATTGGCGAGAATAAATTTAGTTACCTGTCTCTGTCTCACAACAATCTCAGTGGTAGCATTCCATCTACAATATGTGAAGGGTTGTCTATGGAGATTCTGGATTTTTCATATAACAGTCTTACAGGTAAGATTCCTCCAAGTTTTGTAAACTGCAGTTGTCTTGAGGTGTTGAATTTGGAGAACAATTGTTTAGAAGGTGAGCTGCCAGTGGAGTTGGGAAACATGACTTCGCTTCAAACATTGAAAATCAGGGGAAATCTTCTAAATGGAACTCTGCCAAACCTTGGCAATTGTAAGCAGTTGCAGATATTAGATGTGGGAGATAACAGTCTGACAGGGAAGATTGCTTCAAATTGGATTGTAGAGCTTCCTAATCTTAAGATTTTAATCTTAAGATCAAACAGATTTGTAGGAAGTGTACCTGCTGATATAAGCAAAGTACCCTCTCTTCAAATCTTAGACCTTTCAATGAACAGTTTTTCGGGAGTAATTCCAAACAGCCTTTCAGAGATGAAGGGCATGGTAAAAGACTCAATGAATACAAGAGTCCTTGAATTTGGATTGATAAAAGGTTTAACATATGTAGAGAAAATAATCATCAGAAGCAAAGGATTGGAGCTGGAGTTTGTCAGAGCTTTGAGTCTAGTCAAATGTCTTGATCTATCAAGCAATAGAATATCTGGCCATATCCCTGAAGGTATTGGATCTCTCACTGGATTGATGATTCTTAATATTTCAAGAAATCATATTAATGGTGGTATACCCAAGTCCTTGGGAAACATGGAACAGCTAGAGTCGTTTGACCTCTCGCATAACCAACTGTCTGGAATTATTCCTGTAGTGTTGGTGAATCTCACATTCCTAAGTTACTTGAACCTGTCATACAATAATCTTACAGGAAATATTCCGCTAGGAGGGCAGTTCTTGACATTTGAAGCCTCATCCTTCGCACATAACTCAGGTCTATACGGCCTCCAACTGAAGGAGCCATTCTTGCCTTCGCCAAAGGATGAAAGCAGGCCGAAGACAAAAGAAGGGGCGAACAAAAGCAGGGCAATAGAGGGAATTGACAGTTTCATTGTGTTGATGGGGATGAGCTTTGGAATAGGCGCGGGTATAATAATAGCTCCTTTGTTGCTTCTGAAAACACAGCGGGAGAAGTTCTTCCATTTGTTAGACAGTATATTGATTTGGGCTATCGACTTGATTCCCTGTGAGAAGTTGACCCCCTGTAAGAAGCTGTCGATGGTGAAAATCTTGGACGACGAAGACCAAGCGCATTCCGAAGAAAGCAAGAAATTAATACGTTTTTGTGTTCGTTGTACTCAAATTGACAGAGAGACTAAAACTACAGTAAAGACTCAATGTATATGTtga